The following coding sequences lie in one Carassius carassius chromosome 1, fCarCar2.1, whole genome shotgun sequence genomic window:
- the LOC132140505 gene encoding voltage-dependent calcium channel gamma-5 subunit: MSACGRKALTLLSSVFAVCSLGLLGIAVSTDYWLYLEEGVILPLNQSADIRMSIHSGLWRVCFLAGEEKGRCFTIEYVMPMSIQLTSESTVSVLKMIRSATPFPLVSLFFMFIGFVLNNIGHIRPHRTILAFVSGIFFILSGLSLVVGLVLYISSINDEMFSRTKSNEAYFSYKYGWSFAFAAISFLLTESAGVMSVYLFMKRYTAEEIYQPHPSFYRPRLSNCSDYSGQYLHPDAWTRGRSPSDISSDTSLQMNASYPALLKCPDYDQVSSSPC; the protein is encoded by the exons ATGAGCGCGTGCGGGAGGAAGGCTCTGACCCTGCTCAGCAGTGTGTTTGCGGTATGCAGTCTGGGGCTGCTGGGTATCGCCGTCAGCACTGACTACTGGCTCTACCTGGAGGAGGGTGTCATCCTGCCTCTTAACCAGAGCGCTGACATACGCATGTCCATCCACTCCGGCCTCTGGAGAGTCTGTTTTCTGGCAG GTGAGGAGAAAGGCCGTTGCTTCACCATCGAGTATGTGATGCCCATGAGCATTCAGCTGACCAGTGAGTCTACTGTCAGTGTCCTGA AGATGATTCGCTCGGCCACGCCGTTCCCCCTGGTCAGTTTGTTCTTTATGTTCATTGGTTTCGTGCTCAACAATATCGGACACATTCGGCCCCATCGCACCATACTGGCGTTTGTCTCTGGAATCTTCTTCATCCTGTCAG GTCTGTCTCTGGTGGTTGGTTTGGTGCTCTACATCTCCAGCATAAATGACGAGATGTTCAGCAGGACCAAGAGTAATGAGGCGTATTTCAGCTATAAGTACGGCTGGTCGTTTGCGTTCGCTGCCATCTCTTTCCTGCTCACTGAG AGTGCAGGTGTGATGTCCGTCTACCTTTTCATGAAGCGTTACACAGCGGAGGAAATCTACCAGCCTCACCCCAGCTTCTACCGGCCACGCCTGAGCAACTGCTCTGATTACTCGGGTCAGTATCTTCACCCCGACGCCTGGACGCGAGGACGCAGCCCATCAGACATCTCCAGCGACACCTCGCTCCAGATGAACGCCAGCTACCCTGCACTGCTCAAGTGCCCTGACTACGACCAGGTGTCCTCCTCTCCCTGCTGA